The following are encoded together in the Bradyrhizobium genosp. L genome:
- a CDS encoding ABC transporter ATP-binding protein: protein MTATLEVTELRKQFAIGRPAIDGVSFTVPAGEIVVLLGPSGCGKTTTLRCVAGLEHPTGGEIAIAGRVVSQPSRGILVPPRARNLGMVFQSYAVWPHMTVRQNVVYPLKHRKISRTDAGRMVEEALALVGLSEYGDRPVVALSGGQMQRVALARSMVYRPQLLLLDEPLSNLDAKLRLRLRDDLRVILKQTGMTALYVTHDQAEAVVLGDRIGVMRDGKLLQMDTPDAIYNRPADLFVANFTGATNELAGTLVACNGDYGVVDFGDGRQGEVALFHALAPDEKVRVALRPENIAIGGSDGANTFAAKVVDRRYQGTQTAYGIELFGKRLEAVELGTAARHQVGVEVPVSLPRECLWAYRDSGSVSHE, encoded by the coding sequence ATGACGGCGACGCTCGAGGTCACCGAGCTCAGAAAACAGTTTGCGATCGGCCGCCCGGCGATCGACGGTGTCAGCTTCACGGTGCCGGCCGGCGAGATCGTGGTGCTGCTCGGCCCTTCCGGCTGCGGCAAGACCACGACCTTGCGCTGCGTCGCCGGGCTGGAGCATCCGACCGGCGGCGAGATCGCGATCGCCGGTCGCGTGGTGTCGCAGCCTTCGCGTGGCATTCTGGTGCCGCCGCGTGCGCGCAATCTCGGCATGGTGTTCCAGTCCTATGCGGTGTGGCCGCACATGACGGTGCGGCAGAACGTGGTCTATCCGTTGAAGCACCGCAAGATCAGCCGCACGGACGCCGGTCGCATGGTGGAGGAGGCGCTCGCGCTGGTCGGGCTATCCGAATATGGCGACCGTCCGGTGGTTGCGCTGTCGGGTGGCCAGATGCAGCGCGTCGCGCTGGCGCGCAGCATGGTGTACCGGCCGCAATTGCTGCTGCTCGATGAGCCGCTGTCGAATCTCGACGCCAAATTGCGGTTGCGGCTGCGCGACGATCTCCGCGTCATCCTCAAGCAGACCGGCATGACCGCACTCTACGTCACCCATGACCAGGCCGAGGCGGTCGTGCTCGGCGACCGCATCGGCGTGATGCGCGACGGCAAGCTGTTGCAGATGGACACGCCCGACGCGATCTACAATCGCCCGGCGGATCTGTTCGTCGCCAATTTCACCGGCGCCACCAACGAGCTCGCCGGTACGCTGGTGGCGTGCAACGGCGATTATGGCGTGGTCGATTTCGGCGATGGCCGTCAAGGCGAGGTCGCGCTGTTCCATGCGCTTGCGCCCGACGAGAAGGTGCGCGTCGCGCTGCGACCGGAGAACATCGCGATCGGCGGGAGCGATGGCGCCAACACCTTCGCGGCAAAGGTGGTGGACCGCCGCTATCAGGGCACCCAGACCGCCTATGGCATCGAGCTGTTCGGCAAACGGCTGGAGGCGGTCGAACTCGGCACCGCCGCGCGCCACCAGGTCGGCGTCGAGGTCCCGGTCTCGCTGCCGCGCGAATGCCTGTGGGCCTATCGCGACAGCGGGTCGGTGTCGCATGAATAG
- a CDS encoding extracellular solute-binding protein, translating to MDRRTFTRLALASAATVALAPRARADEFGSPELVAAAKAEGKLVFYTANYAEIEQQVIKAFNKRFPGIEVEMVRAPGGQLITRVKTEAAAGKLIADIVDHSDRALMQPLEDLFQDYAPPNAADYSKDALISPKFWPRATIAWSIAYNTELVKNPPKSWMDLTKPEYDKLTGQVFAQSGGTTWTRIMFERQVLGEDYWAKQAATHPVLYPSGAPMADALVRGEIAMGPLLYNVIYQKQKDGAPIEIFFPPEGSPVNPYATGIPKTAAHPNAAKLFLNWCLSKEGQGFMIKEFGNLTSLKEPPAFPVGFDPKTVKLWYPNFDQYVKLHAAWVADWDKTFGYRQ from the coding sequence ATGGATAGACGAACCTTCACCAGATTGGCCTTGGCGAGTGCTGCGACAGTCGCGTTGGCGCCGCGCGCGCGGGCCGACGAGTTCGGCTCGCCCGAGCTCGTCGCCGCGGCCAAGGCCGAAGGCAAGCTCGTCTTCTACACCGCGAACTATGCCGAGATCGAGCAGCAGGTGATCAAGGCCTTCAACAAGCGCTTTCCCGGCATCGAGGTCGAGATGGTCCGCGCCCCCGGCGGCCAGCTCATCACGCGGGTGAAGACCGAGGCCGCCGCCGGCAAGCTGATCGCCGACATCGTCGATCATTCCGACCGCGCGCTGATGCAGCCGCTGGAAGATCTGTTCCAGGACTATGCGCCGCCGAACGCGGCCGACTACAGCAAGGACGCGCTGATCTCGCCAAAGTTCTGGCCGCGCGCGACGATCGCCTGGTCGATCGCCTACAACACCGAACTGGTGAAGAACCCGCCGAAGAGCTGGATGGACCTGACCAAGCCGGAATACGACAAGCTGACCGGCCAGGTGTTCGCACAGTCCGGCGGCACCACCTGGACCCGGATCATGTTCGAGCGCCAGGTGCTCGGCGAGGACTACTGGGCCAAGCAGGCCGCGACCCATCCGGTGCTCTATCCCTCGGGCGCGCCGATGGCCGACGCGCTGGTCCGTGGCGAGATCGCAATGGGCCCGCTGCTCTACAACGTGATCTACCAGAAGCAGAAGGACGGTGCGCCGATCGAGATCTTCTTTCCGCCGGAGGGATCGCCGGTCAATCCTTACGCCACCGGCATTCCCAAGACCGCCGCGCATCCGAACGCGGCCAAGCTGTTCCTGAACTGGTGCCTGTCCAAGGAAGGCCAGGGGTTCATGATCAAGGAGTTCGGCAACCTCACGTCGCTGAAGGAGCCGCCGGCGTTTCCGGTGGGCTTCGATCCCAAGACGGTCAAGCTCTGGTATCCGAATTTCGACCAGTACGTGAAGCTGCACGCGGCATGGGTCGCGGACTGGGACAAGACGTTCGGCTATCGGCAGTAG
- a CDS encoding ABC transporter ATP-binding protein gives MAGMTGEPFISLRNVRKVYRSKGAEFLAVSDVTMDVQEGELVSLVGPSGCGKTTVLKILAGLHAADGGTVKIGNATTPFNPARDIGMVFQQALLLKWRTILDNVLLPAEIVGLPMKAARERARDLLRLVGLAGYEDKYPQQLSGGMQQRTAIARAFVHDPKLILMDEPFGALDALTREQMNLEMLRIWRESGKTIIFVTHSIQEAVFLASHCAVLTAGPARMAEYFPIELPFPRDLPIKTTDAFGAYARRIYARLGLST, from the coding sequence ATGGCTGGCATGACGGGCGAGCCCTTCATCAGCCTGCGCAACGTCCGCAAGGTCTACCGGTCCAAAGGCGCCGAATTCCTCGCGGTGTCCGACGTCACGATGGACGTGCAGGAAGGCGAGCTGGTGTCGCTGGTTGGCCCGTCCGGCTGCGGCAAGACCACGGTGCTGAAGATTTTGGCCGGCCTGCACGCTGCCGATGGCGGCACGGTGAAGATCGGCAACGCCACCACGCCGTTCAATCCCGCGCGCGACATCGGCATGGTGTTCCAGCAGGCGCTGCTGCTGAAGTGGCGCACCATCCTCGACAACGTGCTGCTGCCCGCCGAGATCGTCGGCCTGCCGATGAAGGCGGCGCGGGAGCGTGCGCGCGACCTGCTCAGGCTGGTCGGGCTCGCCGGCTATGAGGACAAATATCCGCAGCAGCTCTCCGGCGGCATGCAGCAGCGCACGGCGATTGCGCGCGCCTTCGTCCATGATCCGAAGCTGATCCTGATGGACGAGCCGTTCGGCGCGCTGGATGCACTGACCCGCGAGCAGATGAATCTTGAGATGCTGCGGATCTGGCGCGAGAGCGGCAAGACCATCATCTTCGTCACCCACTCGATCCAGGAGGCCGTATTCCTGGCCTCGCATTGCGCCGTGCTGACGGCGGGTCCGGCCAGGATGGCCGAGTACTTCCCGATCGAGCTGCCCTTTCCGCGCGACTTGCCGATCAAGACCACTGACGCGTTCGGTGCCTATGCGCGGCGAATCTATGCGCGCCTGGGATTGAGTACCTAG
- a CDS encoding ABC transporter permease, whose protein sequence is MHGQADRRSEVIRGASDGVRRRAFTGLWVASLLVILAFLVVYPVIMLLLGALTDTNPVVDGLTRSLSHLSVANFLTVLANPNVGDALLNTLLACGGGTAIAVAIGLLFSWIVVRTNTPFKGFIAAASILPLFAPPLVAGVAWAILGSPKTGLINTVFKWMGSDFRVDLYSMWGLVFVFGIYYAPYVYMFTSSALRNMDPSLEEAAEISGASAFATLFTVTFPLIMPAIVSGMLLSFIVMLGIYGIPAVLGAPTNINVLTTYIFKLTNWSPPLYNTAAAVAILLMVVTGLLVYLQQRVLSGRSYTTVAGKAFRPRSLDLGPWRWLTFALGVVYLLVVVVLPSLAMIVAAFRKFMFIRDVASLFDMRQYSLMHFQSIFDNPLTLKSIYNALEVGIITAVVGGALAFAIGYTIHRTRVPGRRTIDLISTVPVAIPGLVVGVAYLWAWIGVPGGLYGTIWILALAFIARFMPDTVKALSTSFLQIHRELEEAAWVCGRGMLSTIMTIVLPLARPGVLASMTLLFVLAIRELGSSLFLYTSNTMVMSVLLLDYYEGGNVGKTAAFSLVQTVLLGVLIGGANWLSRGAAQRNVARTG, encoded by the coding sequence TTGCACGGACAGGCCGACCGGCGCAGCGAGGTTATCCGTGGCGCCAGCGATGGCGTGCGTCGCCGTGCGTTCACCGGCCTCTGGGTTGCCTCGCTGCTGGTGATCCTGGCGTTCCTGGTCGTCTATCCCGTCATCATGCTGCTGCTCGGCGCGCTCACCGATACCAATCCGGTGGTCGACGGCCTGACGCGCAGCCTGAGCCACCTCTCGGTCGCGAACTTCCTCACCGTGCTCGCCAATCCCAATGTCGGCGATGCCCTGCTCAACACGCTGCTCGCCTGCGGCGGAGGGACTGCGATCGCGGTCGCGATCGGGCTGTTGTTCTCATGGATCGTCGTGCGCACCAACACGCCGTTCAAGGGCTTCATCGCCGCCGCCAGCATCCTGCCGCTGTTCGCCCCGCCGCTGGTGGCGGGCGTGGCCTGGGCGATCCTCGGCTCACCGAAGACCGGGCTGATCAACACGGTGTTCAAGTGGATGGGCTCCGACTTCCGCGTCGATCTCTATTCGATGTGGGGCCTGGTGTTCGTGTTCGGCATCTACTACGCGCCCTACGTCTACATGTTCACCTCGTCCGCGCTACGCAACATGGACCCGAGCCTGGAGGAGGCCGCGGAGATTTCCGGCGCCAGCGCGTTCGCGACCCTGTTCACGGTGACGTTCCCGCTGATCATGCCGGCGATCGTCTCGGGCATGCTGCTGTCGTTCATCGTGATGCTCGGCATCTACGGCATCCCCGCGGTGCTGGGCGCGCCGACCAACATCAACGTGCTCACCACCTATATCTTCAAGCTCACCAACTGGTCGCCGCCGCTCTACAACACCGCGGCCGCGGTCGCGATCCTGCTGATGGTGGTGACGGGGCTCCTGGTCTATCTGCAACAGCGGGTGCTGAGCGGGCGCAGCTACACGACGGTCGCCGGCAAGGCGTTCCGTCCGCGCAGCCTCGATCTCGGGCCGTGGCGCTGGCTCACCTTCGCGCTCGGCGTGGTCTATCTCCTCGTCGTCGTGGTGCTGCCGTCGCTGGCGATGATCGTGGCGGCGTTCCGAAAATTCATGTTCATCCGCGACGTCGCCAGCCTGTTCGACATGCGGCAATATTCGCTGATGCATTTCCAGAGCATTTTCGACAACCCGCTGACACTGAAGTCGATCTACAACGCCCTCGAGGTCGGCATCATCACGGCCGTTGTCGGCGGCGCGCTGGCGTTTGCGATCGGCTACACCATCCATCGCACCCGCGTCCCCGGACGCCGCACCATCGATTTGATCTCGACCGTGCCGGTCGCCATTCCCGGGCTCGTGGTCGGCGTCGCCTATCTCTGGGCCTGGATCGGCGTGCCCGGCGGGCTCTACGGCACGATCTGGATCCTGGCGCTCGCCTTCATCGCGCGCTTCATGCCCGACACCGTGAAGGCGCTGTCGACCTCGTTCCTGCAGATCCATCGAGAGCTCGAGGAGGCCGCCTGGGTCTGCGGCAGGGGTATGCTCTCGACCATCATGACGATCGTGCTGCCGCTGGCGCGGCCGGGTGTGCTGGCGTCGATGACGCTGCTGTTTGTGCTGGCGATCCGCGAGCTCGGCTCGTCGCTGTTCCTTTACACCAGCAACACCATGGTGATGTCGGTGTTGCTGCTCGACTATTACGAGGGCGGCAATGTCGGCAAGACCGCCGCCTTCAGCCTGGTGCAGACCGTGCTGCTCGGCGTCCTGATCGGCGGCGCCAACTGGCTGTCGCGCGGCGCCGCGCAGCGCAACGTGGCGCGGACCGGATAA
- a CDS encoding dihydrodipicolinate synthase family protein, whose translation MHHSEIKPEIRKLIADGTVLPAHPLALDANRRLDAKHQRALTRYYIDAGSGGLAVGVHTTQFAIRDVGLYKPVLELATETATAWTKRPLAMVAGLAGPTSQAVAEAKIARGIGYHAGLLSLAAMKSASEDEIIAHCVSVAREIPLVGFYLQPAVGGVILSADFWRRFAAIDNVIAIKIAPFNRYRTLDVLRGVAAAGALDRVALYTGNDDHILLDLTLPFDLRDNGVTTRTYFKGGLLGHWSVWTASAIRQFEMCKAARHKETVPADLLALDARVTDCNSALFDVANNFHGCIAGCHEILRRQGLMQGIWCLDPNEGLSPGQMAEIDRVCRAHADLSDDAFVAENLQKWLA comes from the coding sequence ATGCACCATAGCGAGATCAAGCCCGAGATACGCAAGCTGATCGCCGACGGCACCGTGCTGCCCGCGCATCCGCTGGCGCTCGATGCCAACCGCCGGCTTGACGCGAAGCATCAGCGCGCGCTGACGCGCTACTACATCGACGCCGGTTCCGGCGGTCTCGCCGTCGGTGTCCACACCACCCAGTTCGCGATCCGCGACGTCGGCCTGTACAAGCCGGTGCTGGAATTGGCCACCGAAACGGCCACCGCATGGACGAAACGACCGCTCGCGATGGTCGCGGGCCTCGCCGGCCCGACCAGCCAGGCCGTTGCCGAGGCGAAGATCGCCCGCGGCATCGGCTATCACGCCGGCCTGCTCAGTCTCGCCGCGATGAAATCGGCGTCCGAGGACGAGATCATCGCGCATTGCGTGTCGGTGGCGCGGGAGATTCCGCTGGTCGGCTTCTATCTGCAGCCGGCGGTCGGCGGCGTGATCCTCAGTGCCGATTTCTGGCGGCGCTTTGCCGCAATCGATAACGTCATCGCGATCAAGATCGCGCCGTTCAACCGCTATCGCACGCTCGACGTGCTGCGCGGCGTCGCGGCGGCCGGCGCGCTCGACCGCGTCGCGCTTTATACCGGCAATGACGACCATATCCTGCTCGACCTCACCCTTCCGTTCGACCTGCGCGACAACGGCGTCACCACGCGGACCTATTTCAAGGGCGGCCTGCTCGGCCACTGGTCGGTGTGGACCGCGAGCGCGATCAGGCAGTTCGAGATGTGCAAGGCGGCCCGCCACAAGGAGACCGTGCCGGCCGACCTGCTTGCGCTCGACGCCCGCGTCACCGATTGCAACAGCGCCCTCTTCGACGTCGCCAACAATTTCCACGGCTGTATCGCCGGCTGTCACGAGATCCTCCGCCGCCAGGGGTTGATGCAGGGAATCTGGTGTCTCGATCCCAATGAGGGCCTCAGCCCCGGCCAGATGGCCGAGATCGACCGCGTCTGCCGCGCGCATGCCGATCTCTCGGACGACGCGTTCGTCGCCGAGAATTTGCAGAAATGGCTGGCATGA